A genomic region of Pseudobacteriovorax antillogorgiicola contains the following coding sequences:
- a CDS encoding histone: protein MAKKKAKKKVAKKATKKKVAKKTTTKKKKKAVSKKKATKKKVAKKKATKKKVAKKKAAKKKTAKKKATKKKVAKKKATKKKAAKKKATKKKVAKKATKKKTAKKKATKKKVAKKKAAKKKTAKKKATKKKVAKKKAAKKKTAKKKVAKKKAAKKSSAKKKTSTKKKVAKKTATKKKVGKKASAAKKPAAKKKPAAKKTSSKKPAGIFTFKGGLKGEVLFETSEHYYVKVLNQDSQQYVYVRKDIPKKAA from the coding sequence TTGGCTAAGAAAAAAGCAAAAAAGAAGGTAGCGAAGAAGGCAACTAAGAAGAAGGTTGCAAAGAAAACAACAACGAAGAAAAAGAAAAAAGCCGTCTCAAAGAAAAAGGCAACTAAGAAGAAGGTAGCCAAAAAGAAAGCGACGAAGAAAAAAGTAGCCAAGAAGAAAGCTGCAAAGAAAAAAACTGCCAAGAAAAAGGCAACTAAGAAAAAAGTAGCAAAAAAGAAGGCAACTAAGAAAAAAGCTGCAAAGAAAAAGGCAACTAAGAAAAAAGTAGCAAAAAAAGCAACAAAGAAGAAGACGGCTAAAAAGAAGGCGACTAAGAAAAAAGTAGCAAAAAAGAAAGCTGCAAAGAAAAAAACTGCCAAGAAAAAGGCGACTAAGAAAAAAGTAGCAAAAAAGAAAGCTGCAAAGAAAAAAACTGCTAAGAAAAAAGTAGCAAAAAAGAAAGCTGCAAAGAAATCCTCAGCTAAGAAGAAAACCTCGACTAAGAAAAAAGTTGCTAAGAAAACAGCTACTAAAAAGAAAGTAGGTAAGAAAGCTAGCGCAGCAAAGAAGCCCGCGGCGAAGAAGAAGCCTGCTGCTAAGAAAACTTCCAGCAAAAAACCAGCTGGCATCTTCACCTTTAAAGGTGGCTTAAAGGGCGAGGTTCTCTTCGAGACATCTGAGCATTACTACGTAAAAGTGCTCAATCAAGACAGCCAGCAGTATGTTTACGTCCGTAAGGATATTCCAAAGAAAGCTGCTTGA
- a CDS encoding TorF family putative porin translates to MYTRFIQLITGVLVLLAGKSWAAEMSMSQSTKIETSASVDVVSAYIFRGATLNKGAAVQPGVEMAIGGATIGVWGSQAMDAEETETEQEVDVYASYDIDLSGATLTFGAVEYIYPGEDIDNDREVSIGIGFDTFLSPSIAVNYGIGGAVEETSYTEFGIEEGVFEEGDFSASLGAAVGYLDPEGGTAGFSHTQLIASASFSMISASLNYFLEMDDEVQSFEDAEEFYVSVGTAYAF, encoded by the coding sequence ATGTATACACGATTTATACAGCTGATAACGGGAGTTCTGGTACTTCTTGCAGGAAAATCTTGGGCTGCCGAAATGAGTATGTCTCAGTCAACTAAAATCGAAACCTCGGCATCAGTCGATGTGGTATCAGCCTATATCTTTCGGGGGGCCACTCTGAATAAAGGGGCTGCTGTCCAGCCAGGGGTTGAAATGGCCATAGGTGGCGCGACTATCGGAGTTTGGGGAAGCCAGGCAATGGACGCAGAGGAAACGGAAACCGAGCAAGAAGTTGATGTTTACGCCAGCTATGACATTGATCTATCTGGAGCGACCCTTACTTTTGGAGCGGTGGAATATATTTACCCGGGCGAGGATATCGATAATGATCGCGAAGTATCCATAGGAATCGGTTTCGATACCTTTCTGTCGCCGTCCATCGCGGTAAACTATGGAATTGGAGGTGCTGTTGAGGAAACAAGCTACACCGAATTTGGAATTGAGGAAGGTGTATTTGAAGAGGGAGACTTCTCTGCTAGCTTAGGCGCCGCTGTAGGCTATCTCGATCCTGAAGGGGGAACTGCTGGCTTTTCACACACTCAGCTTATTGCATCAGCGTCGTTTTCAATGATCTCTGCTTCGCTGAACTACTTCTTAGAGATGGATGACGAAGTGCAAAGCTTTGAAGACGCTGAAGAATTTTATGTGTCTGTGGGAACAGCATACGCATTTTAA
- a CDS encoding alpha/beta hydrolase codes for MKTFALLCFLTFLPTFLYASVEDRSDFKVLEVEDPEAAVVIFPGAYIESGKYLALARKIQANASRPTQVYIAKFFGDFANPLQTGARIDRVLRELEDLGLSQAKTKTFLAGHSHGGIAASDTAQSKGLAGLVLMGSYLAETPLIGKDLASYPIPVLTLGGERDGLTGFSFIGREFLKSQKLDPEQRLQKPVILLPKINHMQFADGSELNDDLTALAPLDTAHRQIADVINGFMDQQLTGQLSLEAYTAQTAQALNPILKAWQDDDGTCKRSQEAVAGLSTKDWQRLNLTEKIYRNKTDYAAFVFDKSSIDDQFNLYIPTYLEASLNLVDVSQNTYLSPEVVGCKLRSQAAIITATEMSPERPASSCARLNFETLSRAYKSLTPDQKSQVLASFSADDFYLLGEMSDEGKKTRTVTSSLLKITESIKDRGDQWAIGSFPSLKKGRKGWELNTYSVETSTDAVGNFGGAFYCKVIPQSRFVEWLLLFSQR; via the coding sequence ATGAAAACTTTTGCCTTGCTATGTTTTTTAACCTTCTTACCAACATTTCTTTACGCCAGTGTGGAAGATCGATCCGACTTTAAAGTGCTAGAAGTCGAAGATCCCGAGGCAGCTGTTGTCATTTTTCCCGGAGCATATATCGAAAGTGGCAAATACCTAGCTCTGGCACGGAAGATCCAAGCAAACGCATCGAGACCCACGCAAGTATATATTGCCAAGTTCTTTGGTGACTTCGCTAACCCTTTGCAAACCGGTGCACGAATCGATCGCGTCCTTCGTGAACTTGAAGACTTGGGCTTATCTCAAGCCAAAACAAAGACATTCTTAGCAGGTCACTCTCATGGCGGAATCGCAGCATCTGACACGGCTCAGTCAAAGGGTTTAGCAGGCCTTGTTCTAATGGGCAGCTACCTGGCAGAAACTCCCCTGATCGGCAAAGATCTAGCGAGTTATCCAATTCCAGTTCTTACACTTGGAGGTGAAAGGGATGGGCTAACAGGCTTTAGCTTCATTGGTCGAGAGTTTCTTAAATCGCAGAAGCTCGATCCCGAACAACGTTTACAAAAGCCTGTCATCCTACTTCCGAAGATTAACCATATGCAATTTGCAGACGGTTCGGAACTGAACGACGATCTCACTGCACTAGCACCCTTGGATACGGCCCATCGTCAAATCGCAGACGTTATCAATGGCTTTATGGATCAACAGCTCACAGGTCAACTATCCCTTGAGGCATACACTGCACAAACGGCCCAAGCACTCAACCCAATCTTAAAGGCCTGGCAAGATGATGACGGCACCTGTAAAAGATCTCAGGAAGCCGTCGCGGGTTTGTCTACCAAGGACTGGCAGAGACTCAACCTTACTGAAAAAATTTATCGAAATAAAACTGACTATGCTGCTTTCGTCTTTGACAAGTCTTCAATCGATGACCAATTCAACCTATATATACCAACTTATCTTGAGGCATCCCTAAACCTTGTTGATGTATCGCAGAATACCTACCTAAGTCCCGAAGTTGTGGGCTGTAAACTGCGCTCTCAAGCCGCCATCATTACGGCTACAGAGATGTCTCCCGAACGCCCGGCCAGCAGCTGTGCCCGCCTGAACTTTGAGACCCTTTCACGGGCCTATAAAAGCTTAACTCCCGACCAGAAGTCTCAAGTCCTCGCAAGCTTCTCTGCAGATGACTTCTATCTATTGGGCGAAATGTCCGACGAAGGCAAGAAAACAAGAACAGTGACATCAAGCCTGCTAAAAATTACAGAATCCATCAAAGACCGTGGTGATCAGTGGGCTATTGGATCGTTTCCGAGCCTCAAGAAAGGCCGTAAGGGATGGGAGCTTAACACCTATTCAGTAGAAACCAGCACCGACGCCGTTGGGAATTTTGGTGGAGCGTTTTACTGTAAGGTGATCCCACAGTCACGCTTTGTGGAGTGGCTCCTGCTATTCAGCCAGCGCTAG
- a CDS encoding dihydroneopterin aldolase, with amino-acid sequence MKKNQLSQLDEISLQNLEVRCLVGIYPRERLEPQPVILNLSLYLDTRRAARQRSLDYSVDYAALSEELKFLLQNSRFRLLETAVDAIAHYVLSAQYIDRPLAPIEAVRVSIEKPKALPGCTLPRLSILRAKEDLTESCRYSDKLCVVHKNPDSAIVKLQLGPGETSLLPTEPNLEVVDTALSPWLLGNGEPWAVHQVVPRSTIRPRVVVNQSTKETGTLLTVLRRKQDGQDISDDFYRLFSVIGEVSPSAFVEGYQKARF; translated from the coding sequence ATGAAAAAAAATCAACTATCACAGTTAGATGAGATTTCTTTACAGAATTTGGAAGTACGCTGCCTTGTGGGTATTTACCCCCGAGAGAGGCTGGAGCCGCAGCCTGTTATATTGAATCTGAGCTTGTATCTTGATACCAGGAGGGCTGCTCGGCAAAGATCCCTAGATTATTCAGTAGATTACGCGGCCCTATCCGAAGAACTTAAATTCCTCCTCCAAAATTCGCGATTTCGCCTCTTGGAGACTGCTGTTGACGCAATAGCTCACTATGTATTGAGTGCCCAGTATATCGACCGCCCATTGGCTCCCATCGAAGCAGTTCGGGTGAGCATTGAGAAACCAAAAGCGCTCCCAGGATGTACCTTGCCTCGACTCAGTATCCTAAGGGCCAAGGAAGACCTCACAGAATCCTGCAGATATAGCGACAAGCTCTGCGTTGTGCATAAAAATCCTGATTCTGCGATTGTTAAGCTCCAGCTGGGGCCTGGAGAAACCAGCTTGTTGCCCACGGAGCCAAACCTTGAAGTTGTCGATACGGCTTTGAGCCCATGGTTGCTGGGAAATGGTGAGCCTTGGGCTGTGCACCAGGTGGTCCCGCGCTCCACAATTCGGCCCCGTGTGGTAGTAAATCAGAGCACTAAAGAGACTGGAACTCTCCTCACAGTGTTACGCCGGAAGCAGGATGGCCAGGATATTAGTGACGATTTCTACAGGCTTTTTTCGGTAATAGGCGAAGTCTCACCAAGTGCATTCGTCGAGGGTTACCAAAAAGCAAGATTCTGA
- a CDS encoding fructosamine kinase family protein, with protein sequence MEPIFLQVEQSLSSSIVDISQAFGGSVSDSRLITLDNGQRFFLKIDQSTEPSIGAEADGLRRLRESGSIRTPKIISEDKHYLVLEYISPGSLDRADFKALGTQLARLHKNSHQYWGLDRNNFIGSTLQINDQCRDRTWAQFFLKARLGPQIYWLRKRGLWPADLQSLEDQLVSVVESLLSEQSDLRPSLLHGDLWSGNVLWDKQGSPILIDPAIYWGHREADLSLAILFGGFSDDFFRAYDEEWPREPGFEARVQIYILYHLLNHVNIFGSAYLTQTRKLIKSLISEQGGH encoded by the coding sequence ATGGAACCGATTTTCCTCCAGGTTGAGCAGAGTCTTTCTTCGTCGATCGTCGATATTAGCCAGGCCTTCGGTGGATCTGTTTCTGATAGCCGCCTCATCACCCTAGACAATGGCCAACGCTTCTTCTTAAAAATTGACCAATCGACAGAGCCTAGCATAGGGGCTGAAGCGGATGGCTTACGTCGCTTAAGAGAATCTGGAAGTATTCGCACACCTAAAATCATTTCTGAAGATAAACACTACTTGGTCCTTGAATACATTAGCCCCGGTAGTTTGGATCGGGCTGACTTCAAAGCTTTGGGAACTCAACTCGCACGCCTTCATAAAAACTCCCATCAATATTGGGGCCTCGATCGCAATAACTTTATCGGCTCTACGCTCCAGATCAACGACCAGTGTCGGGATCGCACCTGGGCACAGTTCTTCTTAAAAGCCCGCTTGGGTCCTCAAATTTACTGGTTGCGAAAACGAGGGCTTTGGCCAGCTGATTTGCAGAGCTTAGAAGACCAGCTAGTATCCGTTGTGGAGTCCTTACTCAGTGAACAAAGCGATCTTAGGCCCAGCCTCCTTCATGGGGATCTCTGGTCAGGAAACGTTCTTTGGGATAAGCAAGGTTCTCCAATTCTTATTGATCCTGCCATTTACTGGGGACATCGGGAAGCAGACTTGTCGCTAGCGATTTTGTTTGGTGGTTTTTCAGACGACTTTTTTAGGGCTTACGATGAGGAATGGCCTCGTGAGCCAGGTTTCGAAGCTAGGGTTCAAATATACATCTTGTACCACCTGCTCAACCACGTAAATATTTTCGGATCAGCTTACCTTACTCAGACAAGGAAGCTAATCAAGAGTCTCATATCAGAACAAGGTGGCCACTAA
- a CDS encoding response regulator, giving the protein MTQKKVTLLLVDDEKMNTMILSRRLRKEGFDIDEAGDGQQAVASVLNKHKPDLILMDLMMPVMDGWEATKQIKQKFPDVKIIAVSAKVDEEFHTIEQGFDGFCAKPINFKVLIKKIEQVLNLDSAA; this is encoded by the coding sequence ATGACCCAAAAAAAAGTTACATTGCTTCTTGTCGACGATGAGAAGATGAACACTATGATCCTAAGTCGCAGGCTTAGGAAAGAAGGCTTTGACATCGATGAGGCAGGGGATGGCCAGCAAGCCGTTGCGAGTGTACTCAATAAGCACAAGCCAGATTTGATACTCATGGACCTGATGATGCCTGTCATGGATGGCTGGGAAGCTACCAAGCAAATCAAGCAAAAATTCCCAGATGTTAAGATAATCGCTGTGAGTGCGAAGGTGGATGAAGAGTTCCACACGATCGAGCAGGGTTTTGACGGCTTCTGCGCGAAGCCGATCAACTTTAAGGTTCTGATCAAGAAAATCGAACAGGTGCTTAACTTAGATTCCGCAGCCTAG
- the cmoA gene encoding carboxy-S-adenosyl-L-methionine synthase CmoA, whose translation MQEIPRLVLNSKKDELFASKQYPKPFAFNAEVAGVFDDMVKRSIPLYCDVTTYLGDWALDYYKAGSHIYDIGCSTGTTMIHLAQRLEKPVTFFGVDNSSAMIAKAEEKLDHAPEQHRYQLICDDVMNVAISNASVVIINYTLQFLPITQRLALLQKIYDGLCPGGILFVSEKVRFDNPQFQETSTKIYEEFKERQGYSRTEIEKKKEALDNVLIPFTEQEHKDFLGQAGFSHCDSVMKWNNFMSLVAFKGYS comes from the coding sequence ATGCAAGAAATTCCAAGACTCGTTTTAAATAGCAAGAAAGATGAGCTGTTTGCCAGCAAACAATATCCAAAACCGTTTGCATTCAACGCCGAAGTAGCTGGCGTTTTCGATGATATGGTAAAACGCTCCATTCCTCTTTATTGCGATGTGACGACTTATTTAGGAGACTGGGCTCTCGATTATTATAAAGCTGGTAGCCACATTTATGATATTGGCTGTTCCACGGGAACAACCATGATCCACCTCGCTCAGCGCCTAGAAAAGCCGGTTACTTTCTTTGGTGTCGACAACTCGTCAGCCATGATTGCCAAGGCTGAAGAAAAGCTTGATCACGCTCCCGAGCAGCATCGCTACCAGCTCATCTGCGACGACGTCATGAACGTTGCCATCAGCAATGCCTCTGTGGTGATCATCAACTACACCTTGCAATTTTTGCCGATCACCCAGCGACTCGCACTTCTGCAAAAAATCTATGATGGGCTATGCCCAGGTGGTATCTTGTTTGTCAGTGAGAAGGTACGCTTTGATAATCCGCAGTTTCAAGAAACTTCGACAAAAATCTACGAAGAGTTCAAAGAGCGTCAAGGCTATAGCCGCACCGAGATCGAAAAGAAAAAGGAAGCCTTGGACAATGTGCTCATTCCATTCACTGAGCAAGAGCACAAGGATTTTTTGGGCCAAGCCGGTTTCAGCCATTGCGATTCGGTCATGAAATGGAACAACTTCATGTCTCTTGTAGCGTTTAAAGGATACTCCTAG
- the cmoB gene encoding tRNA 5-methoxyuridine(34)/uridine 5-oxyacetic acid(34) synthase CmoB codes for MTNIPWLPLVSSDHADRIQELRDERMAQLEEPRFAPYRKALEQAPAIDPNSWTFDEATVGFHLDSQRMIPQEQLEESLKAFIPWKKGPFNLFGTQIDSEWRSDLKWQRLQPAIGSLEDHVVADIGCHNGYFMFRMVPERPKAVIGFEPVAKHWFNFQLLNRYAQQSHLYFELFGVEHMDLFPKSFDTIFCLGILYHHTDPIGLLRKMRESLRKRGQLFIDCQGIAGDEPVAFVPPGKYAGARGIWFLPTLSCLENWVRRAGFQKIEVIFSEQLSTDEQRSSPWAPINSLAQSLSPCGTKTIEGHPAPYRFYLKAKI; via the coding sequence GTGACCAATATTCCATGGCTCCCACTCGTATCATCTGACCATGCTGATCGCATCCAGGAACTTCGCGATGAGAGGATGGCTCAACTTGAGGAGCCTCGCTTCGCCCCCTATCGAAAGGCCTTAGAGCAAGCCCCAGCCATCGATCCAAACTCATGGACCTTCGATGAGGCAACGGTTGGCTTTCACTTAGACTCGCAGCGAATGATTCCTCAAGAACAGCTTGAAGAAAGCCTCAAAGCCTTTATTCCCTGGAAAAAGGGCCCATTTAACCTGTTTGGAACACAGATCGATAGTGAGTGGCGCTCCGACCTTAAGTGGCAGCGACTTCAGCCAGCTATCGGCTCCTTAGAAGATCATGTGGTTGCCGATATCGGTTGTCATAACGGCTATTTCATGTTTCGAATGGTGCCAGAGCGACCAAAAGCCGTTATTGGGTTCGAGCCCGTTGCAAAACATTGGTTTAATTTTCAACTGCTCAATCGCTATGCCCAGCAAAGCCACCTCTACTTTGAGTTATTTGGTGTTGAGCACATGGACTTATTTCCAAAGTCCTTCGATACGATTTTCTGCCTTGGAATTCTGTACCATCACACAGACCCTATCGGGCTTCTGCGTAAAATGCGAGAGAGCCTCAGGAAACGTGGACAGCTATTCATCGACTGCCAGGGAATCGCCGGCGACGAGCCGGTAGCTTTCGTCCCACCAGGAAAGTACGCGGGAGCCCGTGGTATCTGGTTCCTGCCAACGCTTTCTTGCCTTGAAAACTGGGTCCGACGGGCTGGCTTTCAAAAAATTGAGGTCATCTTTAGTGAGCAACTTTCTACAGACGAGCAGCGTTCGAGCCCCTGGGCTCCTATCAACAGCCTGGCCCAGTCTCTAAGCCCTTGCGGGACCAAGACCATTGAAGGTCATCCAGCCCCCTATCGCTTCTACCTTAAAGCTAAGATCTAA
- a CDS encoding OmpA family protein produces MLFRVSSPLALALVLSLGLNACASDEVPTEEVVNVEEEVDTNLDTPAEPPMDDMAIQDEVPAFDLNSTTVSFGYDEYTVNPDSYGALDSLASYLKADSTVTITIEGHCDVRGSTEYNLALGDRRAESVKDYLLTLGVAASQLSTISYGEEKPLSPGNTEADHAQNRRVQFSQ; encoded by the coding sequence ATGTTGTTTCGCGTATCAAGCCCCCTTGCTCTTGCCCTCGTTTTAAGCCTCGGACTGAATGCCTGTGCTTCTGATGAAGTTCCCACTGAAGAAGTCGTCAATGTAGAAGAAGAAGTAGATACGAACCTGGACACTCCAGCTGAGCCACCTATGGACGACATGGCCATTCAAGATGAAGTGCCTGCGTTCGATCTCAATTCGACAACGGTTTCCTTTGGATATGATGAGTACACCGTGAATCCTGATAGCTATGGTGCTCTAGATTCTCTTGCCAGTTATCTGAAGGCAGACTCAACTGTAACAATCACAATTGAAGGTCATTGTGATGTTCGAGGATCTACTGAATATAACTTGGCATTAGGTGATCGTCGGGCTGAATCTGTGAAGGACTACCTTCTAACACTGGGTGTTGCTGCATCCCAGCTTTCAACCATCAGCTATGGTGAAGAAAAGCCATTGAGCCCAGGAAACACCGAAGCTGATCATGCACAGAATCGTAGGGTTCAATTCTCACAATAA
- a CDS encoding NAD(P)/FAD-dependent oxidoreductase, whose amino-acid sequence MPSIPSHPYWLDVPAREGSKTLPKPGGICVIGSGLAGASAAYFLQQEGFDQISILDFEPEKAATFRNCGHILHGTVESMQALQSLHGAETARDIWNFSIEICDEVKKTVSDLDLRCDYQQNGYLVVAVDDHEVHEIHESIRLLRDAGFESEFVDIDKLTSLGFKNVTGGRYEPGSAQAHPVKFRNGLIQTCQDRGVRYHSGCEVISVEEAEGQVQVTLKDGNTIIFDAAVIATNAYSPLLSRFFSEHKLVEPFRGQILTTKPLKHDFPVRYPHSFDHGYEYALVTEDNRLMLGGWRNHTPGGELGTYDIAPNSLVEDGLKNFAKHHYKIDETLEWEYSWAGIMASSKTGFPFIGPTSSPLIYTVAGFTGHGFSWAHGSAKLLAKIMAGKPIPTVAKHFNPRLI is encoded by the coding sequence ATGCCCTCAATACCTTCACACCCTTACTGGTTAGATGTTCCTGCGCGGGAAGGCTCAAAAACCCTTCCAAAGCCAGGAGGCATTTGCGTGATCGGTTCTGGTCTTGCCGGCGCGAGCGCTGCTTATTTTCTTCAGCAAGAAGGGTTTGATCAAATTTCAATCCTGGACTTCGAGCCAGAAAAGGCTGCAACATTCCGTAATTGCGGTCATATATTGCATGGAACCGTAGAGTCTATGCAAGCTCTCCAAAGCCTTCATGGCGCCGAGACTGCTCGTGATATTTGGAACTTTTCTATCGAGATCTGCGACGAAGTTAAGAAAACAGTCTCGGATCTGGACCTTCGTTGCGACTACCAGCAAAACGGATATCTTGTGGTCGCCGTCGATGATCACGAAGTCCACGAGATCCACGAATCGATTCGATTGCTCCGAGATGCCGGATTTGAGAGTGAATTTGTCGACATAGACAAACTTACAAGCCTAGGTTTCAAAAATGTTACAGGCGGGCGCTACGAACCGGGCTCTGCCCAGGCTCATCCCGTAAAATTTCGTAATGGTTTGATTCAAACTTGCCAAGATCGGGGCGTCCGGTATCACTCGGGCTGTGAAGTTATAAGCGTGGAAGAAGCCGAAGGCCAAGTTCAAGTCACATTAAAAGATGGCAATACGATCATTTTCGATGCTGCCGTCATCGCCACCAATGCTTACTCGCCACTGCTATCCAGGTTCTTTTCAGAACACAAACTGGTAGAACCATTCCGTGGCCAAATTCTCACAACTAAGCCGCTCAAACACGATTTTCCTGTGCGATATCCCCATAGTTTCGATCATGGCTACGAATACGCTCTGGTCACCGAAGACAATCGCTTGATGCTTGGTGGTTGGCGCAATCATACACCGGGTGGGGAATTGGGCACCTACGATATTGCGCCCAATTCACTTGTTGAGGACGGCCTTAAGAATTTTGCTAAACATCATTACAAAATTGACGAAACACTAGAGTGGGAATATTCTTGGGCAGGAATCATGGCCTCATCAAAGACAGGATTCCCATTTATTGGCCCAACAAGTTCGCCTCTGATATATACAGTGGCAGGCTTTACGGGACACGGATTTTCCTGGGCCCATGGAAGTGCAAAACTGCTTGCAAAAATTATGGCAGGCAAGCCGATCCCAACGGTCGCGAAGCATTTCAACCCCAGGCTTATATAG
- a CDS encoding response regulator — MKQILIVDDSMLSRKKIAKYIESQGHHVITACNGIEALNTLEQHEIALIVSDINMPEMDGREFFEKLLESRANSKNVPIVFLSSMAHSKVRKELQELGALAVIEKKSLQDLDPYLAA; from the coding sequence GTGAAACAAATTCTGATCGTCGATGACTCGATGTTATCCCGAAAAAAAATCGCTAAATATATTGAAAGCCAAGGTCACCATGTTATTACCGCATGCAATGGCATCGAAGCCTTGAATACTCTGGAGCAGCATGAAATCGCACTCATTGTTTCCGATATCAACATGCCTGAAATGGATGGTCGGGAATTTTTTGAGAAGCTCCTAGAATCACGGGCAAACTCTAAGAACGTGCCTATTGTCTTCCTGTCATCTATGGCACATTCTAAAGTCCGTAAAGAGCTCCAGGAGCTGGGAGCCTTAGCTGTGATCGAAAAGAAATCTCTACAGGACCTAGACCCTTACCTGGCAGCTTAA
- a CDS encoding trans-sulfuration enzyme family protein has translation MNLETLTNHFQLDPIPHDNRPLVSPIYQSVKFTFPKLADVKGLFEGQRPGYFYSRYRNPTVFELEQLLAKAQGTEAGLATSSGVGAISTALFSLLRQGDKIIYFIESYRPTRILIEKTLKKFGVEGIKLSLDDLDQINEAAALPETRFMIWESPTNPQLKVPNNKELVAIAQRHQLTTILDNTFAGFHKNQDLDVDLYIHSLTKYAGGHSDVMGGALLGREPVIREIFEHAVEIGSVLDPHAAFLILRGMKTYRLRYERQAQNALALAVWLQEQAQVGDVFYPGLDYLKDQLPTDGGTVVMFNFKNKSSSLEAFIDGLKLFTLSASLGSTESLVAPALYFYGMDLSEDQRQRARLDQTSVRLSLGIESIEDLKSDIAQSLAAL, from the coding sequence ATGAACTTGGAAACCCTGACTAATCACTTCCAACTTGACCCCATACCTCACGACAACCGACCCTTGGTGTCTCCAATTTACCAATCAGTAAAGTTCACCTTCCCGAAACTTGCTGATGTGAAAGGTCTCTTCGAAGGCCAACGCCCTGGTTATTTTTACTCAAGATACCGCAATCCAACGGTCTTCGAGCTGGAGCAACTGCTCGCCAAAGCCCAAGGTACCGAAGCAGGACTCGCGACTAGCTCCGGTGTAGGGGCAATTTCAACTGCCTTATTCAGCCTTCTTAGGCAGGGCGATAAAATCATATACTTTATCGAATCCTATCGCCCCACTAGGATATTGATCGAGAAAACTCTAAAAAAATTTGGCGTCGAAGGTATCAAGTTGTCACTTGACGATCTCGACCAAATTAACGAAGCGGCCGCTCTACCTGAAACTCGATTCATGATCTGGGAATCTCCTACCAACCCTCAGCTCAAGGTCCCAAATAACAAAGAGCTTGTCGCAATCGCCCAGAGGCACCAACTCACTACAATCCTTGACAACACATTTGCAGGCTTCCACAAGAATCAAGATCTTGATGTCGACTTATATATCCATAGCCTGACAAAATATGCGGGAGGACATAGCGATGTCATGGGCGGCGCGCTGCTTGGACGTGAACCCGTAATCAGGGAGATCTTTGAACATGCTGTCGAAATCGGTTCTGTGTTGGACCCTCATGCAGCCTTTCTCATTTTAAGGGGCATGAAAACTTATCGTCTCCGCTATGAGAGGCAGGCTCAAAACGCCCTTGCCCTAGCGGTCTGGCTTCAAGAGCAAGCACAGGTGGGGGATGTGTTTTACCCAGGGCTCGACTACCTGAAGGATCAGCTCCCAACAGATGGAGGCACAGTAGTGATGTTCAATTTTAAAAATAAGTCTTCATCTCTGGAAGCTTTTATCGATGGGCTGAAACTTTTCACGTTGTCAGCGAGTCTTGGCTCCACAGAGTCTCTGGTAGCCCCGGCCCTTTATTTTTATGGCATGGATCTTAGCGAAGACCAACGACAACGAGCAAGGCTTGACCAGACTTCAGTTCGCTTATCACTGGGTATTGAAAGCATCGAGGACCTCAAGAGTGATATCGCGCAATCACTTGCGGCTCTTTAA